Proteins co-encoded in one Kutzneria chonburiensis genomic window:
- a CDS encoding beta-N-acetylhexosaminidase, which yields MTNGQPSASSAMGSTAIIPRPSLTEPRPGSFLLRPDLRVNCGPGAERAGELLAGYLGLRGGAGHAPTIWLELTSRGPEGYQLDIRPRQVMLTATTEAGLLHGVQTLRILALQGNLPCQRIRDVPRLPWRGVLLDVARHHMPLEFLHQFVDILALHKLNVLHLHLTDDQGWRMEIAGWPRLVDVGAWRPESQGDGIPHGGYYTQAELRELVRCAAARGVMIVPEIEMPGHVRAALAAYPELGNFPSRPQPVWTNWGISEDILGVHDTALAFCREVLRQVADVFPAPYVHIGGDECPTTQWATAPSALARASELGFDDPGRLHGWFLGQMRDTLRELGRTAVCWAETHPGGMPSGLVATAWRDAAHGAAAVRDGHQVIMAPHRSTYLDYAPSAPSGPSGFVTTLADVYRFDPLAGLPAAVGSAPGVLGTQAQLWTEYAPTPDHVRRLAFPRLCAFADAAWRRTAPDYDDFRRRLAVHLDLLGSLNALPTTYAEAP from the coding sequence ATGACCAATGGTCAGCCGTCAGCCTCGTCGGCCATGGGGTCGACCGCGATCATTCCCCGCCCGTCGCTGACCGAGCCGCGACCGGGCTCGTTCCTGCTGCGGCCCGACCTGCGGGTCAACTGCGGGCCCGGGGCCGAGCGGGCCGGCGAGCTGCTGGCCGGCTATCTCGGCCTGCGCGGCGGGGCCGGCCACGCCCCGACGATCTGGCTCGAGCTGACCAGCCGCGGGCCCGAGGGCTACCAGCTGGATATCCGACCTCGGCAGGTGATGCTGACCGCGACCACCGAGGCCGGCCTGCTGCACGGCGTACAGACGCTGCGAATCCTTGCGTTGCAAGGGAATCTGCCGTGCCAGCGGATCAGGGACGTGCCGCGGCTGCCGTGGCGGGGCGTGTTGCTGGACGTGGCCCGACACCATATGCCGCTGGAGTTCCTGCACCAGTTCGTCGACATCCTGGCCCTGCACAAGCTGAATGTGCTGCACCTGCACCTGACCGACGACCAGGGCTGGCGGATGGAGATCGCCGGCTGGCCGCGGCTGGTCGACGTCGGCGCGTGGCGGCCGGAGAGCCAGGGCGACGGCATACCCCATGGGGGTTACTACACCCAGGCCGAGCTGCGGGAACTGGTACGTTGCGCGGCCGCTCGCGGCGTCATGATCGTGCCGGAGATCGAGATGCCCGGGCACGTGCGGGCCGCGCTGGCGGCGTATCCGGAGCTGGGCAATTTCCCCTCGCGGCCGCAGCCCGTCTGGACGAATTGGGGCATCAGCGAGGACATCCTCGGTGTGCACGACACCGCGTTGGCCTTTTGCCGCGAGGTGCTGCGGCAGGTCGCCGATGTGTTCCCCGCCCCGTACGTGCACATCGGCGGCGACGAGTGCCCGACGACCCAGTGGGCCACCGCCCCGTCCGCGCTGGCCCGGGCCTCGGAACTCGGGTTCGACGATCCCGGCCGGCTGCACGGCTGGTTCCTCGGGCAGATGCGGGACACGCTCCGTGAACTCGGCCGGACCGCCGTCTGCTGGGCCGAAACCCACCCCGGCGGCATGCCCTCCGGCCTGGTCGCCACCGCCTGGCGGGACGCCGCCCACGGCGCCGCCGCCGTCCGCGACGGACATCAGGTGATCATGGCCCCGCACCGGTCGACGTACCTCGACTACGCCCCGTCGGCACCGTCCGGCCCGTCCGGCTTCGTCACCACCTTGGCCGACGTCTACCGCTTCGATCCGCTGGCCGGGCTCCCCGCCGCCGTCGGCTCCGCTCCCGGTGTGCTCGGCACGCAGGCCCAGCTGTGGACCGAATACGCCCCCACCCCCGACCACGTGCGGCGCTTGGCCTTCCCGCGCCTCTGCGCTTTCGCCGACGCCGCCTGGCGGCGTACCGCCCCCGACTACGATGACTTCCGGCGTCGGCTGGCCGTGCACCTGGACCTGCTCGGCTCCTTGAACGCCCTGCCCACAACCTATGCCGAGGCTCCGTGA
- a CDS encoding class I SAM-dependent methyltransferase, whose translation MTTEQLPEHVQHNREYWDGMADRWVGAGERAWRGNELTWGIFQIPQAQAPLVPDDVNGLDVIELGCGTGYVSSWLARRGARPVGIDNSEGQLATARRLQQEHGIEFPLLHGNAEEVPYPDESFDLAVSEYGAAIWCDPYRWIPEAARLLRPGGRLAFLGNSVLSMLCAPEDENEKPTDRMLRPQQGMHRFAWEDGGVEFHISHGDMIRLLHANGFEVEDLIELYAPEDATDSYFNYAPAGWSKQWPVEEIWKARKVS comes from the coding sequence ATGACCACCGAGCAGCTGCCGGAGCACGTCCAGCACAACCGCGAGTACTGGGACGGCATGGCCGACCGGTGGGTCGGCGCCGGCGAGCGGGCGTGGCGGGGGAACGAGCTGACCTGGGGCATCTTCCAGATCCCGCAGGCGCAGGCCCCGCTGGTGCCGGACGATGTCAACGGCCTCGACGTGATCGAGCTCGGCTGCGGCACCGGCTACGTCAGCTCGTGGCTGGCCCGTCGCGGCGCGCGGCCGGTGGGTATCGACAACTCCGAGGGGCAGCTGGCCACCGCGCGGCGGCTCCAGCAGGAGCACGGCATCGAATTCCCCTTGCTGCACGGCAATGCCGAGGAAGTGCCGTACCCGGACGAGTCCTTCGACCTCGCGGTCAGCGAGTACGGCGCGGCGATCTGGTGCGACCCGTACAGGTGGATCCCCGAGGCGGCCCGGCTTTTGCGGCCCGGCGGCCGACTTGCCTTCCTGGGCAACAGTGTCCTGTCGATGCTGTGCGCGCCCGAGGACGAGAACGAGAAGCCGACCGACCGCATGCTGCGGCCGCAGCAGGGCATGCACCGCTTCGCCTGGGAGGACGGCGGTGTCGAGTTCCATATCAGCCACGGCGACATGATCCGGCTGTTGCACGCCAACGGGTTCGAGGTCGAGGACCTGATCGAGCTCTACGCCCCCGAGGACGCGACCGACTCCTACTTCAACTACGCGCCGGCCGGCTGGTCCAAGCAGTGGCCGGTCGAGGAGATCTGGAAGGCCCGCAAGGTCAGCTGA
- a CDS encoding cellulose binding domain-containing protein, translating into MDPIPARPRGRRRALIAATAAVCAAASLYAIQPALGATPALSVQYKTSTPATAGEAEPWFKIVNTGGTALSLNQVTLRYYFTADTSGSYVFACAWAVVGCGSITGTVGTPATPTATADHYLQISFTGGSVAAGADSGDIQLRLYRADWQNVNQANDYSFNGADTNYAVNTNVAAYVNGALAFGTAPGGDAPTTTTTTVVQPSGAALFDDFHYSGPADPALAAHGWSVRTGGGGPGIAGTWTASAISFPSDPAAVGGKAMQLEARTDGTAADTTQAEIDTVQRKFKEGTYAARVFFTDAPTSGPDGDHINETFYTITPDEPLYSELDNEYLPNGGWGAPGPTLYTTTWYSADAMDRVTHNEISSLQGWHTLVTTVANGTVTYYVDGRVYFSSNGKYYPRDKMTIDFNLWFIDLPFTGQRTWDQKVNWVYFNAGALSPAQVDSAVAGYYAAGTHFTDTVPN; encoded by the coding sequence ATGGACCCGATCCCTGCCCGGCCCCGGGGACGCCGCCGAGCGCTGATCGCCGCCACGGCGGCGGTGTGCGCGGCGGCCAGCCTCTACGCCATCCAACCGGCGCTGGGCGCGACGCCCGCGCTCAGCGTGCAGTACAAGACCTCGACGCCGGCCACCGCCGGCGAGGCCGAACCCTGGTTCAAGATCGTCAACACCGGCGGCACGGCGTTGTCGCTGAACCAGGTCACCCTGCGCTACTACTTCACCGCCGACACCAGCGGCTCGTACGTGTTCGCCTGCGCCTGGGCGGTCGTCGGCTGCGGCAGCATCACCGGCACGGTCGGCACGCCGGCCACGCCGACCGCCACCGCCGACCACTACCTCCAGATCAGCTTCACCGGCGGCTCGGTCGCCGCCGGCGCCGACAGCGGCGACATCCAGCTGCGGCTCTACCGGGCCGACTGGCAGAACGTCAACCAGGCCAACGACTACTCGTTCAACGGCGCCGACACGAACTACGCCGTCAACACCAATGTCGCCGCGTACGTCAACGGCGCGTTGGCCTTCGGCACCGCCCCGGGCGGCGACGCCCCGACCACCACGACAACAACTGTTGTCCAGCCGTCCGGGGCGGCCCTGTTCGACGACTTCCACTACAGCGGACCGGCCGACCCGGCGCTGGCCGCGCACGGCTGGAGCGTGCGGACCGGCGGCGGTGGCCCGGGCATCGCCGGCACCTGGACCGCCAGTGCCATCAGCTTTCCCTCCGACCCCGCCGCCGTCGGAGGCAAGGCGATGCAGCTCGAGGCCAGGACCGACGGCACCGCCGCCGACACCACCCAGGCCGAGATCGACACCGTGCAGCGCAAGTTCAAGGAGGGGACCTACGCGGCCAGGGTGTTCTTCACCGACGCGCCGACCAGCGGCCCGGACGGCGACCACATCAACGAGACCTTCTACACGATCACCCCGGACGAGCCGCTCTACAGCGAGCTGGACAACGAGTACCTGCCCAACGGTGGTTGGGGCGCACCGGGTCCGACCCTGTACACCACGACGTGGTACAGCGCCGACGCCATGGATCGCGTGACGCACAACGAGATCTCCAGCCTTCAGGGCTGGCACACGCTCGTGACGACCGTCGCGAACGGCACCGTAACGTACTATGTGGACGGTCGGGTCTACTTCAGCAGCAACGGGAAGTACTACCCGCGGGACAAGATGACCATCGACTTCAACCTGTGGTTCATCGACCTGCCGTTCACCGGGCAGCGCACCTGGGACCAGAAGGTCAACTGGGTGTACTTCAACGCCGGCGCGCTGAGTCCGGCTCAGGTCGACAGCGCGGTGGCCGGCTACTACGCCGCCGGCACGCACTTCACCGACACCGTGCCCAACTGA
- a CDS encoding cytochrome b yields the protein MRPGGELFTKGTISHAIDERFHLAGGLRRQLSKVFPTHWSFLLGEIALYSFIVLLLTGTYLALFFDPSLQEVTYTGTYAALRGVPMSRAFETTVDLSFDVRGGLFVRQIHHWAALLFMAAILCHMARIFLTGAFRKPREVNWVIGVTLFTLGMAEGFAGYSLPDDLLSGTGLRIMSGIAQSIPVVGTWLNWLVFGGEFPGEILNSRLYIAHVLLVPGIILALIAVHLAVVWYQKHTQFPGVDRTERNVVGVRIVPTFALHSGALFTAVAGVLGLMGGIFQINPVWNYGPYRPDLVSAGSQPDWYIGWLDGSARLMPDWPIVLFGRWRIPDVFWPTVVLPVTLITFAALYPWIERWFTKDKARHNLLQRPRDVPVRAALGGMALTFFLVLLVSGGNDVIARVFDISLNATIWAGRIAVLVLPPIAYSMVYRWCLGLQRRDRKILEEGIETGIIRRTPEGDFIDLEQPLSDGPLEYQGARVPRRANDIGLAGQPRAGTTFRPDPPEEVAALDAARAEEAERWARRSTPS from the coding sequence ATGCGTCCGGGCGGCGAGCTGTTCACCAAGGGCACGATCAGCCACGCGATCGACGAGCGCTTCCACCTCGCCGGCGGGCTGCGCCGGCAACTGTCCAAAGTGTTCCCGACGCACTGGTCCTTCCTGCTCGGCGAAATCGCCTTGTATAGCTTCATAGTCCTGCTGCTGACCGGCACCTACCTCGCGCTGTTCTTCGACCCCTCGTTGCAGGAGGTCACGTACACCGGCACGTACGCGGCGCTGCGCGGCGTGCCGATGTCACGGGCCTTCGAGACCACTGTGGACCTGTCGTTCGACGTCCGCGGCGGCCTGTTCGTACGGCAGATCCACCACTGGGCGGCGCTGCTGTTCATGGCCGCGATCCTGTGCCACATGGCCCGGATCTTCCTCACCGGCGCGTTTCGCAAGCCCCGCGAGGTCAACTGGGTCATCGGCGTCACCCTGTTCACGCTGGGCATGGCCGAGGGCTTCGCCGGCTACTCGCTGCCCGACGACCTGCTGTCCGGCACCGGCCTGCGGATCATGTCCGGTATCGCGCAGTCGATACCGGTGGTCGGCACCTGGCTGAACTGGCTGGTGTTCGGCGGCGAGTTCCCGGGGGAGATCCTCAACAGCCGCCTGTACATCGCGCACGTGCTGCTGGTGCCGGGCATCATCCTGGCGCTGATCGCCGTGCACCTGGCCGTGGTGTGGTACCAGAAGCACACCCAGTTCCCCGGCGTCGACCGTACCGAGCGCAACGTGGTCGGCGTGCGTATCGTGCCGACTTTCGCCTTGCACAGCGGGGCTTTGTTCACGGCGGTGGCCGGTGTGCTCGGCCTGATGGGCGGGATCTTCCAGATCAACCCGGTGTGGAACTACGGCCCGTACCGGCCCGATCTGGTCTCGGCCGGCTCGCAGCCCGACTGGTACATCGGCTGGCTGGACGGCTCGGCCCGGCTGATGCCGGACTGGCCGATCGTCCTGTTCGGACGGTGGCGCATCCCGGACGTGTTCTGGCCGACCGTGGTGCTGCCGGTCACGCTGATCACCTTCGCTGCGCTGTACCCGTGGATCGAACGCTGGTTCACCAAGGACAAGGCCCGGCACAACCTGTTGCAGCGGCCGCGGGACGTGCCGGTGCGGGCCGCGCTCGGCGGCATGGCCCTGACGTTCTTCCTGGTGCTGCTGGTTTCCGGCGGCAACGACGTCATCGCCCGTGTGTTCGACATCTCGCTGAACGCCACCATCTGGGCCGGCCGCATCGCGGTCCTCGTGCTGCCGCCGATCGCCTACTCCATGGTGTATCGCTGGTGCCTCGGGCTACAGCGGCGGGACCGCAAGATACTGGAGGAGGGTATCGAGACCGGCATCATCCGCCGTACGCCCGAGGGCGACTTCATCGACCTGGAACAGCCGCTGTCCGACGGGCCGCTGGAGTACCAGGGAGCTCGGGTGCCGAGGCGGGCCAACGACATCGGGCTGGCCGGACAACCCCGGGCGGGCACGACGTTTCGGCCGGACCCGCCCGAGGAGGTGGCGGCCCTCGACGCCGCCCGCGCCGAGGAAGCGGAGCGCTGGGCCCGCCGCTCAACGCCTTCGTAG
- a CDS encoding Rieske (2Fe-2S) protein, translating to MEAGSLLTVYPFREADRADKDRLSAVFNRGDTPAVLIRLRAGQQVTPKPGQENDNVGEYYAFSKLCTHLGCPVGLFEQQTDRLLCPCHQSQFDILQSATPIFGPAARPLPQLPIAVDDNGFFVAKGDFRQPVGPEFWEMGWR from the coding sequence ATGGAAGCCGGGTCTTTGCTGACGGTGTATCCGTTCCGCGAGGCCGACCGTGCCGACAAGGACCGGCTGTCGGCGGTGTTCAACCGCGGTGACACGCCGGCCGTCCTGATCCGGCTGCGGGCGGGGCAGCAGGTGACGCCGAAACCGGGCCAGGAGAACGACAACGTCGGCGAGTACTACGCGTTTTCCAAGCTGTGCACGCATCTCGGCTGCCCGGTCGGCTTGTTCGAACAGCAGACCGATCGCCTGCTGTGCCCGTGCCACCAGTCCCAGTTCGACATCCTCCAGTCGGCGACGCCGATCTTCGGCCCGGCGGCGCGGCCGCTGCCGCAGCTGCCGATCGCCGTGGACGACAACGGTTTCTTCGTGGCCAAGGGAGATTTCCGGCAGCCGGTCGGCCCGGAGTTCTGGGAGATGGGGTGGCGATGA
- a CDS encoding alpha/beta fold hydrolase, with product MTNEEFAGASGTIHYGHWEPAEPSALVVFLHGLGEHIGSYRPMFDTLTAAGIAVWALDHAGHGRSEGERVLVERVDNLLDDAGHLVTLARAAHPDLPLVLVGHSLGASVATLLAAERDVKPVKLVLAGSSVVMADAPGGLVELLASGIDPMDLRKDPGELTRNTEYAQQIREDPLTWQGGLRPQTLMALAEAAPRLTAALPRLTLPVLLLHGEDDDLAPVAGAREAARRLPDARLVTFALDRHNILNELDRDEVHRVLVAFVRA from the coding sequence GTGACCAATGAGGAGTTCGCCGGCGCCAGCGGGACTATCCACTATGGACACTGGGAGCCGGCGGAGCCGTCCGCGCTGGTGGTGTTCCTGCACGGGCTCGGCGAGCACATCGGCTCGTACCGGCCGATGTTCGACACGCTGACCGCCGCGGGCATCGCCGTCTGGGCGCTGGATCACGCCGGGCATGGCCGCAGCGAGGGCGAGCGGGTGCTGGTCGAGCGGGTGGACAACCTCCTCGACGACGCCGGGCACCTGGTGACGCTGGCCCGCGCCGCGCACCCCGATCTGCCGTTGGTGCTGGTCGGGCACTCCCTCGGCGCTTCGGTCGCCACGCTGCTGGCCGCCGAGCGTGACGTCAAACCGGTCAAGCTGGTACTGGCCGGGTCCTCGGTCGTCATGGCGGACGCGCCCGGCGGCCTGGTCGAGCTGTTGGCGTCCGGCATCGACCCGATGGACCTGCGCAAGGATCCCGGCGAGCTGACCCGCAACACCGAGTACGCCCAGCAGATCCGCGAGGACCCGCTGACCTGGCAGGGCGGCCTGCGCCCGCAGACCCTGATGGCCCTGGCCGAGGCCGCGCCCCGACTCACCGCGGCCCTGCCCCGGCTCACCCTGCCCGTGCTGCTCCTGCACGGCGAGGACGACGACCTCGCCCCGGTCGCCGGCGCGCGCGAGGCCGCCCGCCGGCTGCCCGACGCCCGCCTGGTGACGTTCGCGTTGGACCGGCACAACATCCTCAACGAGCTCGACCGCGACGAGGTCCACCGCGTGCTGGTGGCGTTCGTCCGAGCCTGA
- a CDS encoding phage holin family protein has translation MPQDQASTGQLLARLSEQLSTLVRDEAALAVVEVKTKARAAGLGVGVLVGAALFGFLGLCALIACAIIALALVWPAWLAALAVGAALVLFAGALGAFAVVKLRKGVPPVPQETVANVKDDAAIIRRAVTQ, from the coding sequence ATGCCGCAGGACCAAGCCTCGACCGGTCAGCTTCTGGCCCGGTTGAGCGAGCAACTGTCGACCCTGGTGCGCGACGAGGCCGCGCTGGCCGTGGTGGAGGTCAAGACCAAGGCCCGCGCCGCCGGTCTCGGCGTCGGGGTGCTGGTCGGGGCCGCGCTGTTCGGCTTCCTCGGCCTGTGCGCGCTCATCGCCTGCGCGATCATCGCGCTGGCCCTTGTGTGGCCGGCCTGGCTGGCCGCGCTGGCCGTCGGCGCCGCGCTGGTGCTGTTCGCCGGCGCGCTCGGCGCGTTCGCCGTGGTCAAGCTGCGCAAGGGCGTGCCGCCGGTGCCACAGGAGACCGTGGCCAACGTCAAGGACGACGCCGCGATCATCCGCCGGGCGGTGACGCAGTGA
- a CDS encoding YeiH family protein codes for MTAATGSRLNAGTIVRYVPGLLLLAAVDIAGTFAQNGLRSLGKATGTALPDIEYVLWAIVIGLLIRNVIGLPALFRPGVAGYEFWLKTGIVLLGARFVLGDLAKLGGFSLGIILIDMAVATVVILAVGKAFGLGPKLSTLLAIGTSICGVSAIIAGRGAIDADDEDSGYAIAAILGLGAVALFSFPAIGHLLHLSDTQFGLWAGLAVDNTAETTATGAAYSAQAQQIAVAVKNTRNALIGLVMLGYAAYWSTRGGRAVATGFRERAGFVWRTFPKFVLGFIAVSALATAGLFTKAEVTSLGNLSKWAFLLCFAGVGLNFDLRELARSGWRPLIVAALGLVVVAGCSLGLVLLTSGLLS; via the coding sequence ATGACCGCCGCGACCGGAAGCCGGCTCAACGCCGGCACAATCGTGCGCTACGTGCCCGGGCTGCTGTTGCTCGCGGCCGTCGACATCGCCGGCACCTTCGCGCAGAACGGATTGCGCAGCCTGGGCAAGGCCACCGGCACCGCCCTGCCCGACATCGAATACGTGTTGTGGGCCATCGTGATCGGCCTGCTCATCCGCAACGTGATCGGGCTGCCGGCGCTGTTCCGGCCGGGCGTGGCCGGCTACGAGTTCTGGCTCAAGACCGGCATCGTGCTGCTCGGCGCCCGGTTCGTGCTCGGCGACCTGGCCAAGCTCGGCGGCTTCAGCCTGGGCATCATCCTGATCGACATGGCCGTGGCCACGGTGGTGATCCTGGCGGTGGGCAAGGCTTTCGGGCTCGGCCCCAAGCTGTCCACGCTGCTGGCCATCGGCACGTCCATCTGCGGCGTTTCGGCCATCATCGCCGGCCGCGGCGCGATCGACGCCGACGACGAGGACTCCGGCTACGCCATCGCGGCCATCCTGGGGCTGGGCGCGGTGGCGCTGTTCAGCTTCCCGGCCATCGGCCATCTGCTGCACCTGTCCGACACCCAGTTCGGGCTGTGGGCCGGACTCGCCGTGGACAACACGGCCGAGACCACGGCGACCGGCGCCGCGTATTCGGCCCAGGCGCAACAGATTGCCGTTGCCGTCAAGAACACCCGCAACGCCCTGATCGGGCTGGTCATGCTGGGCTACGCGGCGTACTGGTCGACCCGCGGCGGCCGCGCGGTGGCGACCGGGTTCCGCGAGCGCGCCGGCTTCGTCTGGCGCACCTTCCCGAAGTTCGTGCTCGGCTTCATCGCGGTCTCCGCGCTGGCCACCGCCGGCCTGTTCACCAAGGCCGAGGTGACCAGCCTGGGCAACCTGTCGAAGTGGGCCTTCCTGCTCTGCTTCGCCGGCGTCGGCCTGAACTTCGACCTGCGCGAGCTGGCCCGCAGCGGCTGGCGGCCGCTGATCGTGGCCGCGCTGGGGCTGGTCGTGGTGGCCGGCTGCTCGCTCGGGCTGGTGCTGTTGACGTCCGGGCTGCTCAGCTGA